Proteins from one Homalodisca vitripennis isolate AUS2020 chromosome 3, UT_GWSS_2.1, whole genome shotgun sequence genomic window:
- the LOC124356841 gene encoding circumsporozoite protein-like — protein sequence MATVIHHPLAEETPTVEQPMPPEGEVQPVVAPGEMPPPPPPPPRRPRRRNVPRIVYTDGAESPRPRRRRRPRPIPEREPPVPQVDQSMEAVPQPPFLQDDASMAVVEAAGPAEQQIMKTSDAELILEMRDTIPPDIMSSKIWTELRVREVLKEKVKIKGMVLRFSDCCEVGVCDKRSAASFFSVLLCLYAKKEIQLWQTESSGDPTKIFIKLLLSD from the exons ATGGCAACAGTTATTCATCATCCACTGGCAGAAGAGACTCCCACTGTGGAACAGCCAATGCCTCCTGAAGGTGAAGTTCAGCCTGTGGTTGCTCCAGGAGAAATGCCACCACCTCCACCACCGCCTCCAAGACGGCCAAGGCGACGAAATGTCCCAAGAATTGT GTACACCGATGGTGCAGAGTCCCCACGACCCAGAAGACGAAGAAGGCCCAGACCAATACCAGAGCGTGAGCCTCCTGTCCCTCAAGTTGATCAGTCCATGGAAGCTGTCCCCCAACCTCCTTTCTTACAAGACGATGCTTCCATGGCAGTTGTCGAAGCTGCAGGTCCTGCTGAGCAACAGATAATGAAGACTTCTGATGCTGAACTAATTTTAGAAATGAGAGATACCATTCCACCTGATATAATGTCTTCAAA aaTATGGACTGAGTTACGCGTTAGAGaagttttaaaggaaaaagttAAAATCAAAGGTATGGTACTCCGATTTTCTGACTGTTGTGAAGTGGGAGTCTGTGACAAAAGGTCGGCTGCAAGTTTTTTCAGTGTGCTCTTAT gtCTATATGCCAAAAAAGAGATACAACTATGGCAGACTGAGTCTAGTGGAGATCCAACGAAGATTTTCATCAAATTACTTTTATCAGATTAA